One Tolypothrix bouteillei VB521301 DNA window includes the following coding sequences:
- a CDS encoding ATP-binding protein, translating into MLKYPLYDFIATVPTCLETATLADVLDVFEKEQCQAIAVLDEQQYFLGLLYSARLVPQFLLAGSEGDRFKSSHLQQSISMLAQELLHPLQTIPASFQVEQLGRFLRSQRIPANTHLDWALIDSDSKFLGLVDNSRLLKWLVVHQFETPKKKSARDASVEKARAFYQKRIKYHPQRDKPLIQLLERLPWPLMLQTGSGEVVTQNPAWWQQLGALKDPEGVRRQVEAILATTPSKYSTQTGVKAHSYDNSIQEMEEKLSSVVTQSIYTNEGAYRKKLVSPPTTFPEQPLPETSASRCFLNRQLGTCTCVVEVQNGQERVWQFAKIPLDSPELKVLGMESATSLNTQGSDLENDLWIVLATDVTEQQQLCKELAAKNADLIQLNRLKDEFLACISHELKTPLTAVLGLSRLLVDRQLGELNERQARYAGLIHQSGRHLMSVVNDILDLTRMETGQMELALSNVTIRSVCDRAVSEAKVIHAQSTKTPISTQSQTTSVREHQFSLSIEPGLNEMVADELRLRQMLVHLLSNAFKFTETGGEIGLWVTRWEGWIAFTVWDTGIGIPEHQQHLIFQKFQQLENPLTRQYEGTGLGLVLTRALARLHGGEVSFLSREGKGSQFTLLLPPSPPQKGVGSREWELGSVKQKGLKTENWEDDTVSPIPSVRTTKETPSGGKIRHHQSRIANSPTHYNNSLVLVVEAVARYIEDLTEQLTGLGYRVVIARSGCEAVEKARRLQPKAIFLNPLVPLLSGWDVLTLLKSDEVSRHIPVVVTATGAEKEQAFANRADGFLSLPVQHQVLAPLIESLCIAPEEKKQKPDEAQLLKDKTPLRILRLVNLDRQPLNAHPFLQEHRVLEVDNIDQAELLSRVWQFDVILLDVEMPEAENLLQQLNLHPQLAALPLVTCNVATTQTASQIAGLSVFPCLTPLGTEKKNASQKTDTLLSVLQIASGVCCPPSILVLDLAILPDLPETRPHKRNHQIEKATALSSMFGDNNSCPIQGLQPLTIWRGSEWFQALIQYLQTAGFKASMSRSWAELLQQIRHQSVDLLLICLGESTLTKEVHLALKALGQLPFDLPPVLVLDQRLNSMNLENNQSTVVQERTDNQPDSVQTVLDSVTCQILPRSISMEELLNKINQTLNG; encoded by the coding sequence ATGCTAAAGTACCCTCTTTATGATTTTATCGCAACCGTACCCACCTGCTTAGAAACAGCAACTCTAGCAGATGTACTGGATGTTTTTGAGAAAGAACAGTGTCAAGCTATTGCTGTGTTAGATGAGCAGCAGTACTTTTTGGGATTGCTTTATTCTGCCCGCTTAGTACCACAATTCCTGCTAGCAGGTTCCGAGGGCGATCGCTTCAAGTCATCTCACTTACAGCAATCAATCTCAATGTTAGCCCAAGAGCTACTTCACCCACTACAAACAATTCCCGCCTCATTTCAAGTGGAGCAATTGGGTAGGTTTCTGCGTTCTCAAAGAATTCCTGCGAACACTCATTTGGATTGGGCACTCATTGACTCAGATAGCAAATTTTTGGGGCTTGTAGATAACTCACGTCTATTGAAGTGGTTGGTTGTACACCAATTTGAGACGCCAAAGAAAAAGAGCGCTCGAGATGCAAGCGTTGAAAAAGCCCGCGCTTTTTATCAAAAGCGCATAAAATACCATCCACAAAGAGATAAACCTTTAATACAATTGCTGGAGCGATTGCCCTGGCCTTTGATGCTACAAACAGGTAGCGGTGAAGTTGTCACTCAAAATCCAGCATGGTGGCAACAGTTGGGGGCTTTAAAAGATCCAGAAGGGGTCAGGAGACAAGTAGAGGCAATTCTGGCAACAACTCCATCAAAATATTCAACCCAAACAGGTGTTAAAGCTCATTCCTATGACAACAGTATCCAAGAAATGGAAGAAAAGCTTTCGTCTGTTGTGACTCAATCTATTTACACTAACGAAGGAGCTTACCGCAAAAAACTAGTGTCTCCTCCCACGACCTTTCCAGAGCAACCATTACCAGAAACATCTGCATCACGATGCTTCTTAAACAGACAATTGGGAACTTGTACCTGTGTTGTAGAAGTGCAAAACGGTCAGGAAAGAGTTTGGCAATTTGCCAAAATTCCTTTAGATAGCCCTGAATTAAAAGTTTTGGGTATGGAATCAGCAACATCACTCAACACTCAGGGATCGGATCTTGAAAACGATTTGTGGATCGTTCTAGCGACAGATGTTACAGAACAACAGCAACTCTGTAAAGAACTCGCAGCAAAAAACGCCGATCTCATTCAACTGAATCGTTTAAAAGATGAATTTTTGGCTTGTATCAGTCACGAACTCAAAACCCCCCTAACAGCTGTTTTAGGGTTGTCACGTTTACTAGTCGATCGGCAATTGGGAGAACTGAACGAACGTCAAGCCCGTTATGCAGGGCTGATTCATCAAAGCGGGCGTCATCTGATGAGTGTGGTCAATGATATTTTAGATCTCACCCGCATGGAAACAGGACAGATGGAACTTGCTCTATCCAACGTGACGATTCGCTCGGTATGCGATCGCGCTGTTTCCGAAGCAAAAGTTATTCATGCCCAAAGTACCAAAACTCCCATCAGTACTCAATCTCAAACCACATCTGTAAGAGAACACCAATTTAGCCTTTCCATTGAACCGGGTTTAAATGAGATGGTGGCAGACGAGTTGCGCTTGCGACAGATGTTGGTACATCTGCTTTCTAACGCTTTTAAATTTACAGAAACAGGTGGTGAAATCGGGTTGTGGGTAACTCGTTGGGAAGGTTGGATTGCCTTTACAGTTTGGGATACAGGCATTGGCATTCCCGAACACCAACAGCATCTCATCTTTCAAAAATTCCAACAACTAGAAAATCCCCTTACCCGTCAATATGAAGGAACGGGATTGGGGCTAGTTTTAACCAGAGCGCTAGCACGACTTCATGGCGGTGAGGTAAGCTTCTTGTCCCGTGAAGGCAAAGGTAGCCAGTTTACACTCCTCCTCCCTCCAAGTCCGCCACAAAAAGGTGTAGGGTCTCGAGAGTGGGAATTGGGAAGCGTAAAACAGAAAGGATTAAAAACAGAAAATTGGGAAGATGACACCGTTTCCCCAATCCCATCAGTCCGCACAACAAAAGAAACTCCTTCAGGGGGTAAAATTCGCCATCACCAATCCCGAATCGCCAATTCCCCCACTCACTACAACAACAGCTTGGTGTTGGTTGTTGAGGCTGTAGCCCGGTACATAGAAGACTTGACCGAACAACTCACTGGTTTGGGCTATCGAGTTGTGATTGCTCGATCGGGGTGTGAAGCAGTAGAAAAAGCTCGTCGCTTACAACCTAAAGCTATCTTCCTCAATCCTTTAGTTCCATTACTGTCAGGATGGGATGTACTCACCTTACTGAAATCCGATGAAGTCAGTCGTCATATCCCTGTTGTCGTCACAGCAACAGGAGCAGAAAAAGAGCAAGCATTCGCCAACCGAGCCGATGGTTTTTTAAGCTTACCAGTACAACATCAGGTTTTGGCACCACTGATCGAAAGTTTGTGTATTGCACCAGAAGAAAAGAAGCAAAAACCTGATGAAGCCCAACTCCTAAAAGATAAAACGCCCTTGCGAATTTTAAGGCTAGTCAATCTCGATCGCCAACCTCTCAACGCGCACCCATTTTTACAAGAACACCGGGTTCTGGAAGTAGACAACATAGATCAAGCAGAACTTCTTTCTCGAGTTTGGCAATTTGACGTTATTTTACTGGATGTAGAGATGCCAGAAGCGGAGAACCTGCTGCAACAACTCAATCTCCACCCTCAGTTAGCAGCTCTACCCCTTGTCACTTGCAATGTAGCAACAACGCAAACGGCTTCTCAAATAGCTGGACTTTCTGTATTCCCATGTCTAACACCGTTAGGTACAGAAAAGAAAAATGCAAGCCAAAAAACAGACACTTTACTATCTGTCCTGCAAATTGCATCTGGAGTCTGCTGTCCGCCCAGCATCTTAGTACTGGATTTAGCAATACTCCCAGATTTACCAGAAACAAGACCTCACAAAAGAAACCACCAGATAGAAAAGGCAACTGCCTTAAGTAGTATGTTTGGAGATAATAACTCTTGCCCGATCCAAGGATTACAACCTTTAACTATCTGGCGCGGTTCTGAGTGGTTCCAAGCACTGATTCAGTACTTGCAAACAGCAGGCTTTAAAGCATCAATGAGTCGTTCTTGGGCAGAACTACTACAGCAAATTCGTCACCAAAGTGTTGATTTACTCCTGATTTGTTTGGGAGAGTCTACTCTTACAAAAGAAGTTCACTTAGCACTGAAAGCTTTGGGACAATTACCTTTTGATTTGCCACCAGTGTTGGTACTTGACCAACGATTAAATTCTATGAACTTGGAAAACAATCAATCTACCGTTGTTCAAGAGAGAACCGATAATCAGCCTGATTCAGTACAGACTGTTTTAGACTCAGTAACTTGCCAAATCTTACCCCGATCTATATCAATGGAAGAATTATTAAACAAGATCAATCAAACTTTAAATGGCTAA
- a CDS encoding ArnT family glycosyltransferase: MTNLWWSRVEKRPALAVTLSVLWVILIGGIAFLWHLGSIGLIDETEPLFAEASRQMFVTGDWITPFFNAETRFDKPALIYWCQAIAFSILGVNEWAVRLPSALAAIGLIGLAFYTIQRYFARKDELEQRYRPALRWITAGFGTAVMALNPEMIVWGRTGVSDMLLTGCMASALLCFFLGYAHPSKSNVQARWYIAFYVLIAAAILTKGPVGIVLPGLIIGIFLLYLGNITQVLQEMRPLTGLLIVICLSLPWYVLVIWRNGWDYINSFFGYHNVERFTTVVNRHSAPWYFYFVVVLLGFAPYSVYLPLAMGRLKFWQRKYWRSQERSQQLGLFAFCWFVGIFGFFTIAVTKLPSYVLPLMPAAAILMALLWGDLLDRGDKGDKADVAISSLSTPSSLSLPRFQWIGWVNVVFLSAIAVTMFYLPQIIGSDPAAPDFRNSLERSGLTILGGVIWIVSAIAIAVSLMRRRYKIVLIINIVGFAAFLTIVLTPALFLMDRERQLPLRELSEIVVQTQKPGEELVMVGFKKPTVVFYTRRTVTYKKISVDAAQYLQDKAAKKPSPSSVLVLAQPKKFPEMGFKPTDYENLGTHGAYQLVRFVFK; encoded by the coding sequence ATGACTAATTTATGGTGGAGTCGTGTAGAGAAGCGTCCAGCCCTTGCTGTGACTTTATCAGTTTTATGGGTAATTTTAATAGGTGGGATTGCCTTTCTTTGGCATTTAGGCAGTATTGGCTTAATTGATGAGACAGAGCCTCTGTTTGCCGAAGCATCTCGCCAAATGTTTGTCACGGGTGATTGGATCACACCGTTTTTTAATGCTGAAACTCGATTTGATAAGCCTGCTCTAATTTACTGGTGTCAAGCGATCGCGTTTTCAATTTTGGGTGTGAATGAATGGGCTGTGCGTTTACCTTCAGCACTTGCTGCCATAGGGTTGATAGGTTTGGCATTTTACACTATACAGCGGTATTTTGCAAGAAAAGACGAGTTAGAGCAAAGGTACCGTCCTGCCTTGCGATGGATAACAGCAGGGTTTGGAACAGCTGTGATGGCACTCAATCCAGAAATGATTGTTTGGGGTCGGACAGGTGTTTCAGATATGCTGCTGACAGGTTGTATGGCATCAGCATTACTGTGCTTTTTTTTGGGATATGCTCATCCCTCAAAATCTAACGTGCAAGCACGTTGGTATATAGCTTTTTACGTATTGATTGCTGCTGCAATTTTAACAAAAGGACCTGTAGGAATTGTTTTGCCTGGGCTCATCATTGGTATATTTTTGCTTTACCTAGGTAATATTACACAAGTCTTACAAGAAATGCGTCCGTTAACAGGTTTGCTTATTGTTATTTGTTTATCATTACCTTGGTATGTGCTGGTTATCTGGCGCAATGGTTGGGATTATATTAACTCCTTTTTTGGATATCACAATGTCGAACGTTTTACAACTGTCGTCAATCGTCACTCGGCTCCCTGGTATTTTTATTTTGTAGTTGTGCTACTTGGCTTTGCACCGTATTCGGTGTACTTACCCTTAGCAATGGGACGGTTAAAGTTTTGGCAGCGAAAATACTGGCGCTCCCAAGAACGCTCCCAACAACTGGGTTTATTTGCCTTTTGTTGGTTTGTTGGAATCTTTGGTTTTTTCACCATTGCTGTCACAAAACTTCCCAGTTATGTGTTACCCCTAATGCCAGCCGCCGCTATTTTAATGGCGTTACTTTGGGGTGATTTATTAGACAGGGGAGACAAGGGAGATAAAGCAGACGTAGCAATTTCTTCCTTGTCTACCCCTTCTTCCTTGTCCCTCCCTCGCTTCCAGTGGATTGGCTGGGTAAATGTCGTCTTTTTATCAGCGATAGCAGTAACGATGTTTTACTTACCCCAAATAATAGGTAGCGATCCTGCTGCACCCGACTTTCGTAACTCGCTAGAGCGATCGGGTTTAACCATTTTGGGAGGAGTCATTTGGATTGTAAGTGCTATAGCAATTGCTGTTTCCCTGATGCGCCGTCGTTATAAGATTGTGCTCATTATCAATATCGTGGGATTTGCAGCATTCCTGACGATCGTCCTAACACCCGCCTTATTTTTAATGGATCGGGAACGCCAGCTACCTTTAAGAGAATTATCTGAAATCGTAGTCCAAACACAAAAACCTGGTGAAGAATTGGTTATGGTTGGTTTTAAAAAGCCAACCGTAGTTTTTTATACTCGCCGTACTGTTACGTATAAAAAGATAAGTGTGGATGCAGCACAGTATCTTCAAGACAAAGCAGCAAAGAAGCCATCACCTTCTTCAGTATTGGTTCTTGCTCAACCGAAAAAGTTTCCCGAAATGGGATTCAAGCCTACCGACTATGAAAATTTAGGGACTCATGGAGCTTATCAACTTGTTCGGTTTGTTTTTAAATAA
- a CDS encoding DUF565 domain-containing protein, with the protein MQNTRLNNLLSTISDRLRVWFFNPWRRWSILIISWLFGFFLGSAISTTAGQTAEWDIVIAAFLVMLTEVGSRIFYGRTVQERRALWVEALNILKIGLIYSLFLEAFKLGS; encoded by the coding sequence ATGCAAAACACGCGTCTTAACAACCTATTGAGTACTATCAGCGATCGCTTGAGAGTTTGGTTTTTCAACCCTTGGCGACGCTGGTCAATATTGATAATCAGCTGGTTGTTCGGTTTTTTCTTGGGTAGCGCAATTTCTACGACAGCCGGACAAACAGCCGAATGGGATATCGTAATTGCTGCTTTTTTAGTGATGCTGACAGAAGTCGGTAGCAGGATATTCTATGGTCGTACCGTCCAAGAGCGAAGAGCTTTATGGGTAGAAGCGCTGAACATTCTTAAAATTGGTCTGATCTACAGCCTGTTTCTCGAAGCCTTCAAGCTGGGATCGTAA
- a CDS encoding protein adenylyltransferase SelO, which yields MALAETANNKISGNPFLNLNYESALEALGNDYYDEVAAAEFPQHILRWRNNSLLSRLGLNPEYVTDDHFITAFGKFEGRTPLLALRYHGYQFGEYNPFLGDGRGFLYGQVRGTDGVLYDFGTKGSGKTPYSRGGDGMLTLKGGVREVLAAEALHHMGVRTSRCLSMIETGLSLWRGDEPSPTRSSVIVRMNRSHIRFGTFERLHYIRRPDLAQKLLDHVIEQYYRHLVDEKEKYALFYTELVKRTAELVGQWMAAGFCHAVLNTDNMSITGESFDYGPYAFITSYQPNFTAAYFDYYGRYCYSHQPGICKWNLETLQESLKAIIEPSDMEAGLASFDEHYHHEYRSLMLKKLGFEKIEHPEALELFKLTIQFLQESKVEYHKFFYEMARTFSSTWRDDPSLIMVDSGIVPISGTSQLFDSWCILYHKLLNNFDREQINEIAQTLIRYNPQTAILRPVIESIWEPIVQEDNWQPFYELLTRIQSGK from the coding sequence ATGGCTCTAGCTGAAACAGCAAACAATAAGATTTCTGGCAATCCCTTCCTCAACCTCAACTACGAAAGCGCTCTCGAAGCTTTAGGTAATGATTATTACGATGAAGTCGCCGCAGCAGAATTTCCCCAACACATATTACGTTGGCGTAACAATTCACTCCTGAGCCGCTTGGGGCTAAATCCTGAGTATGTGACAGACGATCACTTTATCACAGCCTTTGGCAAATTTGAAGGAAGAACACCACTGTTAGCACTTCGTTACCACGGCTATCAATTTGGCGAATACAACCCTTTTTTGGGTGACGGTAGAGGATTTCTCTACGGACAAGTCCGTGGAACTGATGGTGTATTATACGATTTTGGTACCAAAGGTTCTGGTAAAACTCCATACTCTCGTGGTGGAGATGGAATGCTGACTCTCAAAGGCGGAGTACGGGAAGTTCTAGCAGCAGAAGCATTGCATCACATGGGTGTACGGACGTCGCGATGTTTGAGTATGATTGAAACAGGGTTATCCCTGTGGCGCGGTGATGAACCCTCTCCTACGCGTTCCTCAGTTATAGTCAGGATGAATCGCTCGCACATCCGATTTGGTACGTTTGAACGACTTCATTATATTCGGCGTCCCGATTTAGCCCAGAAACTATTAGATCACGTCATCGAGCAGTATTATCGACATTTAGTAGATGAAAAAGAAAAATATGCATTGTTTTATACAGAGTTAGTCAAAAGAACAGCAGAACTCGTAGGACAGTGGATGGCTGCTGGTTTTTGTCACGCAGTGTTAAATACTGACAATATGTCAATTACGGGGGAAAGTTTTGATTACGGTCCCTATGCTTTTATTACCAGCTATCAACCCAATTTTACGGCTGCTTATTTCGACTACTATGGACGCTACTGCTACAGCCATCAACCAGGTATTTGTAAATGGAATTTAGAAACACTCCAAGAATCTTTAAAAGCTATTATCGAACCATCTGATATGGAAGCTGGTTTGGCAAGTTTTGACGAGCATTATCATCATGAATACCGCTCTTTAATGTTGAAAAAGCTGGGTTTTGAGAAAATCGAGCATCCAGAAGCGTTGGAACTTTTTAAGTTAACAATTCAATTTTTGCAGGAGAGCAAAGTTGAATATCATAAGTTTTTTTATGAGATGGCTCGCACGTTTTCGTCTACATGGCGCGACGATCCCAGTTTGATTATGGTAGATTCAGGTATTGTACCGATATCAGGCACGTCACAACTCTTTGATAGTTGGTGTATTTTATACCATAAGTTACTGAACAATTTTGATAGAGAACAAATCAATGAGATCGCGCAAACTTTAATTCGTTACAATCCCCAAACCGCGATCTTGAGACCAGTTATTGAATCAATCTGGGAACCAATTGTTCAAGAAGATAATTGGCAACCTTTTTACGAGCTTCTAACTCGCATACAGTCTGGGAAGTAA
- a CDS encoding GNAT family N-acetyltransferase: MKMELPLITTERLLLRLATKEDISAILKFYTDNKTFLTPYSPAWAEGFFTEDYWSWRIDSDRKEFLNDISLRLFIFLQNDPKTIIGLINFSNFTRRAAQYCNVGYGLAETEQGKGYMVEALQAAIQYVFQELNMHRVMANYMPHNRRSGNVLKKLGFVIEGYARDYLLIHEKWEDHILTSITNYNWRLKN, from the coding sequence ATAAAAATGGAACTGCCACTTATTACAACCGAGCGTCTTTTGCTAAGGTTAGCGACTAAAGAAGATATTTCGGCAATTCTAAAATTTTATACAGATAACAAAACTTTTTTAACTCCTTACTCTCCGGCTTGGGCTGAAGGGTTCTTTACTGAGGATTATTGGTCTTGGAGGATAGACAGCGATCGCAAAGAATTTCTAAATGACATATCTTTAAGACTATTTATTTTTTTGCAAAACGATCCAAAAACAATTATTGGACTGATTAACTTTAGTAACTTCACAAGACGAGCCGCCCAGTATTGTAATGTTGGATACGGGCTTGCAGAAACCGAACAAGGAAAGGGTTATATGGTAGAAGCACTGCAAGCAGCCATTCAATATGTATTTCAAGAATTAAATATGCACCGTGTTATGGCTAACTATATGCCTCACAATCGCCGTAGCGGTAATGTCTTGAAAAAGCTGGGATTTGTCATAGAAGGCTATGCCAGAGATTATTTGCTCATTCATGAAAAATGGGAAGATCACATTCTTACCAGCATTACCAACTATAATTGGCGTTTAAAGAATTAG
- the bioB gene encoding biotin synthase BioB, producing MSVAIRYDWQESEIQAIYSTPLLELIYQAASTHRQYHDPKKIQVCKLISIKTGGCPEDCGYCAQSSHYKTEVKPQALLEKETVVGIARQARLNGASRVCMGAAWREVRDNSQFEQVLDMVKEVTALGVEVCCTLGMLTETQAKRLEEAGLYAYNHNLDTSRDYYSTIITTRTYDDRLNTINNVRQTNVTVCSGGILGLGETAGDRISMLHTLATLHPHPESVPVNILSKVEGTPLENQSDVPIWDILRTIATARIVMPTSDVRLSAGRAKLSQVEQALCFLAGANSIFSSDDGHMLTVTTPCPGYDSDREMLDLLGLEMRPPFTRQEKVAKESLVL from the coding sequence ATGTCAGTAGCAATAAGATACGATTGGCAAGAATCAGAGATACAAGCAATATATAGTACTCCATTGCTAGAGCTTATCTATCAAGCAGCTAGTACACACCGTCAATACCACGATCCCAAAAAGATACAAGTTTGTAAACTGATATCAATCAAAACAGGGGGTTGTCCGGAAGATTGTGGTTACTGCGCTCAGTCCTCGCACTACAAAACAGAAGTCAAGCCACAAGCACTCTTAGAAAAGGAAACAGTGGTGGGAATTGCACGACAAGCACGCCTAAACGGGGCGAGTCGGGTGTGTATGGGCGCTGCTTGGCGAGAGGTGCGCGACAATTCTCAATTCGAGCAAGTGCTGGATATGGTTAAGGAAGTTACGGCTTTAGGCGTAGAAGTCTGCTGCACTTTAGGTATGCTTACAGAAACACAAGCCAAGCGCCTCGAAGAAGCAGGGCTTTACGCCTATAACCATAACTTAGATACTTCTCGCGATTACTACAGTACTATTATTACCACCAGAACATACGACGATCGCCTCAACACAATTAATAATGTTCGTCAGACAAACGTTACAGTATGCTCTGGAGGTATACTCGGTCTGGGTGAAACTGCAGGGGATCGAATATCCATGCTACACACTCTAGCAACCCTACATCCTCACCCAGAATCCGTACCAGTGAATATTCTTTCCAAGGTTGAAGGGACACCTTTAGAAAACCAATCAGATGTTCCCATTTGGGATATTCTGCGGACGATCGCCACAGCCCGAATTGTTATGCCAACTTCTGACGTTCGGTTAAGTGCCGGTAGAGCAAAACTGTCACAAGTTGAACAAGCACTGTGCTTCCTAGCAGGAGCAAATTCCATCTTTTCCAGCGATGACGGACATATGCTAACAGTGACAACTCCCTGTCCGGGTTATGACAGCGATCGCGAAATGTTAGATTTGCTTGGTTTGGAAATGCGCCCTCCTTTCACTCGTCAGGAGAAAGTTGCCAAGGAAAGCCTAGTCTTGTAA
- the petL gene encoding cytochrome b6-f complex subunit PetL, with amino-acid sequence MFAAIAYVGFLAVFTGIAVGLLFGLRAAKIL; translated from the coding sequence ATGTTTGCTGCGATCGCTTACGTAGGATTCTTAGCCGTGTTCACTGGTATTGCGGTTGGTTTACTGTTTGGTTTGCGTGCTGCCAAAATTCTCTAA
- the aroB gene encoding 3-dehydroquinate synthase yields MASVIDVNLPQQSYEIAIAPGGLDKLGEYMTHLKLGKKVLIVSNPTLFKHYGERAIGSLETAGFEVSSCALPPGERYKTLNSVQKIYDTALENRIERSSTMVALGGGVIGDMTGFAAATWLRGINFVQVPTTLLAMVDASIGGKTGVNHPRGKNLIGAFHQPRLVLIDPEVLKTLPVREFRAGMAEVIKYGVIWDAQLFSEMEQSKRLDQMRYIKPELTDSILTRSCQAKADVVSKDEKEAGLRAILNYGHTIGHAVESLTGYRVVNHGEAVAIGMVAAGQIAVELGMWQKEETERQDSLIQKAGLPTQLPSGLDIDAIVDALQLDKKVKAGKVRFILPTQIGTVTITDEVPSDTIKQVLQRMITVE; encoded by the coding sequence ATGGCTTCTGTTATTGACGTGAATCTACCGCAGCAGTCCTATGAAATTGCGATCGCACCCGGCGGTCTGGATAAGCTGGGTGAATATATGACTCATCTAAAGCTGGGCAAGAAGGTACTTATAGTTTCAAACCCAACATTATTTAAGCATTATGGAGAAAGGGCAATTGGCTCTCTAGAAACTGCTGGATTTGAAGTCTCAAGCTGCGCCTTACCACCAGGCGAACGCTATAAAACCTTAAACTCAGTGCAAAAAATTTACGATACTGCTTTAGAAAATCGTATAGAACGCTCATCAACAATGGTGGCATTAGGAGGTGGCGTTATTGGAGATATGACTGGCTTTGCAGCAGCTACTTGGTTGCGGGGGATTAACTTTGTACAAGTACCAACAACACTCCTAGCTATGGTGGATGCATCAATCGGTGGCAAAACTGGTGTCAATCATCCCCGAGGAAAGAATTTGATTGGTGCATTCCATCAACCGCGCTTGGTTCTTATAGATCCAGAAGTCCTAAAAACTTTGCCAGTGCGGGAGTTTCGTGCGGGAATGGCAGAAGTGATTAAATACGGTGTCATTTGGGATGCTCAATTATTTAGCGAGATGGAACAGAGCAAACGTCTTGACCAAATGCGCTATATCAAACCCGAGTTAACAGACAGTATCTTGACGCGCTCTTGTCAAGCGAAAGCTGATGTCGTTAGTAAAGATGAGAAAGAAGCAGGGCTGCGAGCGATTCTCAACTACGGACACACCATCGGTCATGCAGTAGAAAGCTTGACAGGTTACCGTGTTGTCAATCACGGTGAAGCAGTTGCTATTGGTATGGTAGCAGCAGGGCAGATTGCAGTAGAACTGGGAATGTGGCAAAAAGAAGAGACAGAACGTCAAGATTCCCTGATTCAAAAAGCAGGTTTACCAACTCAACTGCCATCCGGGTTAGATATTGACGCCATAGTTGATGCTTTGCAACTAGATAAGAAAGTGAAAGCTGGTAAAGTCAGGTTTATTTTGCCAACACAGATTGGAACTGTAACAATTACCGATGAAGTGCCATCTGATACAATTAAGCAAGTGTTGCAAAGGATGATAACTGTAGAATAA
- a CDS encoding Uma2 family endonuclease: MLQPLSSRISFQEFIEWKPEGKRYELHDGIIVEMAQPLGEHEEVTGFLTKKLGTELDRLSLRYLIPKTALVKPLENESAYSPDILIVNKDNLQFEPFWKKESTVTQDASIPLIVEVVSTNWRDDYYIKYAIYEQIGIPEYWIVDYLALGGRSFLGNPKIPTIFICSLIEGEYQMTKFRNNDRIHSPTFPELNLTVQQIFNAD; encoded by the coding sequence ATGCTACAACCACTATCTAGTCGAATTAGTTTTCAAGAATTTATCGAATGGAAACCAGAAGGGAAACGTTATGAACTACATGATGGAATAATTGTCGAAATGGCACAACCACTTGGAGAACATGAAGAAGTCACTGGCTTTTTAACTAAAAAATTGGGTACGGAGTTAGATCGGTTAAGTCTTCGCTACCTAATCCCTAAAACAGCATTAGTTAAGCCTTTAGAAAATGAATCAGCTTATTCACCAGATATTTTGATAGTTAACAAAGATAATTTGCAGTTTGAACCTTTCTGGAAAAAAGAATCTACTGTAACTCAGGATGCATCTATTCCTTTAATAGTTGAGGTCGTTAGTACCAACTGGCGGGATGACTATTATATTAAGTATGCTATTTACGAACAAATTGGTATTCCAGAATATTGGATTGTCGATTACTTGGCTTTAGGTGGACGCTCATTCCTTGGTAACCCTAAAATACCCACTATCTTTATTTGCTCGTTAATAGAAGGTGAATACCAAATGACTAAATTTAGAAATAACGACCGTATTCATTCTCCAACATTCCCAGAATTAAACTTAACTGTTCAACAGATATTTAATGCTGATTAG